One stretch of Sander lucioperca isolate FBNREF2018 chromosome 13, SLUC_FBN_1.2, whole genome shotgun sequence DNA includes these proteins:
- the LOC116056033 gene encoding cell wall protein DAN4-like: MQLNLPILALCLLGTVFLGEAQNIIVESTESKPTTTPVTGSSTTTTPVTGSSTTTTPVTGSSTTTTPVTGSSTGTTPVTGSSTTTTPVTGSSTTTTPVTGSSTTTTPVTSPSTTTTPVTGPSTTTEPVEQGSSGLSSGAIAGIAIGSIAGVAAVGGGIFGALKYTGRI; encoded by the exons ATGCAGCTGAATCTTCCCATCCTGGCTCTTTGCCTTCTTGGCAcag TATTCCTGGGTGAAGCACAGAACATAATTGTAGAAAGTACCGAAAGTAAACCAACCACCACTCCTGTAACTGGCTCATCCACCACTACCACCCCTGTAACTGGCTCATCCACCACTACCACCCCTGTAACTGGCTCATCCACCACTACCACCCCTGTAACTGGCTCATCCACCGGTACCACCCCTGTAACTGGCTCATCCACCACTACCACCCCTGTAACTGGCTCATCCACCACTACCACCCCTGTAACTGGCTCATCCACCACTACCACCCCTGTAACTAGcccatccaccaccaccacacctGTAACTGGCCCATCCACCACCACCGAGCCTGTGGAACAAGGTTCATCAGGGCTTTCATCTGGCGCTATAGCCGGTATTGCTATTGGCTCCATCGCTGGAGTGGCTGCTGTTG gTGGTGGTATCTTTGGCGCGCTGAAGTACACTGGGAGGATCTGA